The proteins below are encoded in one region of Halorhodospira halochloris:
- the ftsL gene encoding cell division protein FtsL, with protein MSRQQITTTVLIVAVVCSALAVVVAQHERRAGFVALQDEHDRADRLREEWSMLQLELSALAGHSRLERIARSELGMVTPGRDDVVILKRR; from the coding sequence ATGAGTCGCCAGCAAATAACTACAACAGTTCTGATCGTTGCTGTTGTATGCAGTGCCTTGGCGGTAGTTGTGGCCCAACATGAGCGGCGGGCTGGATTTGTTGCACTGCAAGATGAGCACGATCGCGCGGATAGGCTGCGGGAAGAGTGGAGCATGTTGCAACTTGAATTGAGTGCCTTGGCTGGGCATAGCCGGCTGGAGCGTATCGCGCGTAGCGAACTGGGAATGGTAACTCCGGGGCGCGATGATGTGGTGATACTCAAGCGACGCTAA
- the rsmI gene encoding 16S rRNA (cytidine(1402)-2'-O)-methyltransferase: MRDITLRALDTLACVDWVAAENTRRSRYLLDYYNLNARTISLHEHNEASRIPRLLRLLASGYSVGLVSDAGTPLISDPGARLVAAAHANEVRVVTVPGASSVTAALAVAGFDVDGFEFAGFLPAKSSARRKAVEELAIRRKPTIYFEAPHRVVESLQDLREICGGGRWVVVARELTKVHETLLRGPLQDVIHMVEANKNQQRGEFVVIVAGRSDQQSTGESLQLDIDDVLRPLLAELSVKQAASLAARITGAKRNMLYKRALEISRSSSA, from the coding sequence ATGCGCGATATTACCCTGCGAGCTCTGGATACACTTGCCTGCGTCGACTGGGTTGCCGCCGAGAACACTCGGCGCAGCCGCTACCTACTCGACTATTATAACCTGAATGCACGCACAATCAGCCTCCACGAACACAACGAAGCGAGCCGTATACCGCGCTTGCTAAGACTTCTCGCCTCCGGTTATAGCGTCGGTTTGGTAAGTGATGCCGGCACTCCCTTGATAAGTGACCCCGGCGCGCGCTTGGTAGCTGCGGCCCATGCCAATGAGGTGAGGGTGGTTACCGTCCCTGGGGCTAGTAGCGTTACCGCGGCTCTGGCTGTGGCCGGATTTGATGTTGATGGATTTGAATTTGCCGGCTTTCTTCCCGCCAAGAGTTCAGCGCGGCGCAAGGCCGTGGAAGAATTAGCTATAAGGCGCAAGCCAACAATTTATTTTGAAGCGCCCCATCGAGTTGTTGAGTCGCTCCAGGATCTGCGCGAAATCTGCGGCGGCGGACGTTGGGTAGTCGTTGCCCGGGAGTTAACAAAAGTTCACGAGACATTGCTTCGTGGGCCGCTACAAGATGTCATCCATATGGTTGAGGCGAATAAAAACCAGCAACGCGGGGAGTTTGTGGTGATTGTTGCGGGCAGGTCCGACCAACAATCTACCGGAGAGTCACTGCAGTTAGATATTGATGATGTCCTCCGTCCTCTGCTCGCCGAGCTGTCGGTCAAGCAAGCCGCTAGTTTGGCGGCCCGCATAACTGGAGCCAAGCGCAACATGCTCTATAAAAGGGCTTTGGAGATAAGTAGGTCGAGTTCTGCTTAG
- a CDS encoding ClpXP protease specificity-enhancing factor — MNSSRPYLVRAIYEWIADNDKTPYLLVDASRSDIDAPTEYAEDGRLVLNVSPRAVQGLNMGNDVIRFSARFGGVARGVTIPVGAVMAVYARENGQGMMFGAEDEMEEETNQSGEATHEVNAGQDPDGGDDAPGSSSSNSGGGKRPNLRVVK; from the coding sequence ATGAACTCAAGTCGTCCTTATTTGGTAAGGGCAATCTACGAGTGGATTGCCGATAACGATAAGACCCCTTACCTGTTGGTTGATGCTAGCCGCTCAGATATTGATGCGCCGACCGAGTATGCAGAAGATGGCAGGTTGGTTTTGAATGTCTCCCCACGAGCTGTTCAAGGCCTCAATATGGGTAATGATGTTATACGCTTTAGTGCCAGGTTTGGTGGCGTTGCTCGTGGGGTGACCATTCCGGTGGGTGCTGTTATGGCGGTCTACGCGCGCGAAAACGGCCAAGGCATGATGTTCGGGGCCGAGGATGAGATGGAGGAAGAGACTAATCAGAGCGGGGAGGCTACACATGAGGTCAATGCCGGACAAGATCCGGATGGTGGCGACGACGCCCCTGGCTCATCAAGTTCCAACTCTGGTGGAGGCAAACGCCCAAACCTGCGCGTGGTTAAATAA
- a CDS encoding UDP-N-acetylmuramoyl-L-alanyl-D-glutamate--2,6-diaminopimelate ligase — translation MTSRGSSQVGLDWLLQPWLDKAPVAEVSGVCADSRDIKPGDLFAALLGDSRHGLEFSAQAIEQGAAAIAWEPGQGVSLDTVRRKTADSGVPLVEVPQLGCRLGSIAARLYGDPSQQLEVAAVTGTDGKTSVTHFIAQLLSEQSSPWGVIGTLGYGLPGRLELSRLTTPDSAQLQQAFFHCQTAGCSGVALEASSHALEQGRLAAAKVDVAVLTHLGRDHLDYHGSLEAYADAKRRLFEINSLRAQIINLDDEFGQRLCERAGSAVFTYSLHNPEADIYAVSVEQQPYGSDIELRVGKTTYKTSVPLLGRFNVANALAAVGVALALGRPLEDVIAKLPGLQPVAGRMERFIRPGYPLVVVDYAHTPGSLQYSLEALRQHCQGKVTVVFGCGGERDTGKRPLMGQVAAHHADAVWITDDNPRGEDAEQIRRAISQGARDCANSAAISVQPDRAQAIQQAIAHAGADDAVLVAGKGHESTQQIGAEYIPFSDREVVLAALEPEEVRRCCP, via the coding sequence ATGACTAGTCGTGGGTCCTCACAAGTGGGGCTAGACTGGCTGCTCCAGCCTTGGCTGGATAAGGCGCCGGTTGCTGAAGTTAGTGGTGTATGCGCTGATAGCCGTGACATTAAACCTGGCGACCTCTTTGCAGCCCTGCTCGGTGATAGCAGGCACGGCCTTGAGTTTAGTGCTCAGGCGATTGAACAGGGCGCAGCCGCTATTGCCTGGGAGCCAGGCCAGGGGGTAAGCCTAGATACTGTGCGGCGCAAGACAGCAGATAGCGGTGTCCCATTAGTTGAAGTTCCGCAGTTGGGGTGCCGCCTCGGGAGCATAGCAGCACGCCTCTACGGCGACCCGTCGCAGCAACTCGAGGTGGCGGCGGTTACCGGTACCGACGGTAAGACATCGGTAACCCATTTTATCGCCCAGTTGCTAAGTGAGCAGAGCTCGCCTTGGGGAGTTATCGGCACTCTGGGCTATGGGTTGCCCGGGCGTCTTGAGCTATCGCGACTGACTACGCCGGATAGTGCTCAACTGCAGCAAGCCTTTTTCCATTGTCAGACGGCCGGTTGTAGCGGTGTAGCCCTAGAAGCTTCATCTCATGCCCTGGAACAGGGGCGGCTGGCTGCGGCCAAGGTAGATGTGGCTGTATTGACTCACCTTGGCCGTGATCACCTTGATTATCACGGCTCGCTCGAGGCTTATGCTGATGCCAAACGGCGACTTTTTGAGATTAATAGTCTACGCGCTCAGATAATCAACCTTGATGATGAGTTTGGCCAGAGGCTGTGTGAGCGCGCTGGTAGTGCAGTTTTTACTTATAGCCTGCACAACCCTGAGGCCGATATCTATGCGGTCAGTGTCGAGCAGCAGCCCTATGGGTCAGATATCGAATTGCGCGTGGGTAAGACCACCTATAAGACCAGTGTTCCTCTATTGGGCAGGTTCAATGTAGCCAATGCTTTGGCCGCCGTTGGCGTCGCCTTGGCACTAGGTAGGCCGTTAGAAGATGTTATCGCCAAGCTGCCAGGCCTCCAGCCTGTCGCTGGGCGGATGGAGAGGTTTATTCGTCCAGGGTATCCGTTAGTAGTTGTTGACTACGCCCATACTCCGGGCTCGTTGCAGTACTCTCTGGAAGCGCTGCGCCAACACTGCCAGGGCAAAGTAACAGTGGTATTCGGCTGTGGCGGAGAGCGTGACACGGGTAAAAGGCCTTTAATGGGGCAGGTTGCAGCCCATCACGCCGATGCTGTGTGGATCACTGATGATAACCCCCGCGGTGAAGATGCTGAGCAAATCCGCCGCGCCATCAGCCAGGGGGCAAGAGATTGCGCAAATAGCGCAGCCATATCCGTACAGCCGGATAGGGCGCAGGCAATTCAGCAGGCAATTGCGCATGCCGGAGCCGATGATGCGGTGCTGGTCGCCGGCAAGGGGCATGAGTCAACTCAGCAGATCGGGGCTGAGTATATCCCGTTCAGTGATAGGGAGGTTGTCTTGGCTGCTCTGGAGCCAGAGGAGGTGCGCCGATGCTGCCCATGA
- a CDS encoding phosphoheptose isomerase yields the protein MDPHERIAQLFHDSIRAKQNALDQVSPAVVKAGRRMAQALNQDQKILVCGNGGSAADAQHFSSELLNRFELDRPGLPAIALTTDSSTLTSVANDYSFDHVFSRQVQALGLAGDILLAITTSGNSPNVVSAHHAAKKRGMLTIALTGRDGGKFAEIMESDDIEIRVPHQQTARIQEVHLLVIHCICDLIDRSLFGETHNR from the coding sequence ATGGACCCACACGAACGTATCGCACAACTTTTCCATGACAGTATACGCGCCAAGCAGAACGCCTTAGATCAGGTATCTCCCGCAGTAGTCAAGGCGGGTAGGCGTATGGCCCAGGCCCTTAACCAGGACCAGAAGATACTTGTCTGCGGCAACGGTGGCTCAGCAGCAGACGCTCAACACTTCTCTTCAGAGTTGCTGAATCGTTTTGAACTTGACAGACCCGGATTGCCCGCGATTGCACTGACAACCGATAGTTCAACTCTTACGTCAGTAGCAAACGACTACTCTTTTGATCATGTCTTCAGCCGTCAGGTACAGGCATTAGGGCTAGCAGGGGATATTCTCTTAGCTATAACGACTAGCGGCAACTCACCCAATGTAGTCTCAGCGCACCATGCCGCCAAAAAAAGGGGCATGCTCACAATCGCTCTTACGGGCAGGGACGGTGGCAAATTTGCGGAAATAATGGAATCAGATGATATTGAAATTCGTGTCCCACATCAGCAGACCGCTCGTATTCAAGAGGTACACTTGCTAGTAATTCACTGCATATGTGATCTAATCGATCGCAGTCTCTTTGGTGAAACGCATAACAGGTAG
- a CDS encoding YraN family protein: MKRSPLPSLTRSANGERVPDGGKLSARLSTGEYAEKLARDFLKKQGLTTLATRFRVNRGEIDLVMADGKTTVFVEVRYRSSPAFGGAASSISRKKRQSLTRAASYWLALNPGSARFDVIAIDGEELEWIQNAFSATP, encoded by the coding sequence ATGAAGAGATCACCGCTACCGAGTCTGACGAGAAGCGCGAACGGGGAGAGGGTTCCTGACGGCGGCAAGCTAAGCGCGCGGCTTTCTACCGGTGAATATGCCGAAAAGCTAGCCAGAGATTTCCTGAAAAAACAAGGATTAACCACTCTTGCCACCAGGTTCAGAGTCAACCGGGGTGAAATCGACCTAGTAATGGCCGATGGTAAAACAACCGTCTTTGTTGAGGTTCGCTATAGATCTTCTCCAGCATTCGGCGGCGCGGCCTCATCGATTAGCCGAAAGAAACGTCAGAGTCTCACTCGAGCGGCTTCTTACTGGCTGGCACTCAATCCCGGATCGGCGCGCTTTGACGTGATAGCAATTGACGGTGAAGAACTCGAATGGATTCAGAATGCCTTCTCGGCCACACCCTGA
- the mraZ gene encoding division/cell wall cluster transcriptional repressor MraZ, whose translation MFRGVSQLNLDSKGRLVFPARFRDRLINHCDGEVVATIDYRDKCLVIYPLPEWEVIEQKLIALPDMRESTKRFKRLLIGHAQEIQVDNNGRALVPPPLRDFAGLAKKVVLIGQGNKLELWDEARWEQRRTQWLEEAAAPDAELPEDLEGLSL comes from the coding sequence GTGTTTCGAGGGGTTAGTCAGCTAAACCTCGATTCGAAAGGGCGCTTGGTTTTTCCAGCTCGCTTTCGGGATCGGTTGATCAATCACTGCGACGGTGAGGTGGTTGCGACTATCGATTACCGTGATAAGTGTTTGGTTATCTATCCGTTGCCAGAGTGGGAAGTCATTGAGCAAAAGCTGATCGCCTTGCCCGATATGCGCGAGAGCACTAAGCGTTTCAAGCGCTTGCTGATTGGTCATGCGCAAGAGATACAAGTAGATAACAATGGGCGCGCCTTGGTCCCGCCGCCGTTACGTGATTTCGCAGGTTTGGCTAAAAAGGTGGTTCTGATAGGCCAGGGGAATAAGCTTGAGTTATGGGATGAGGCCCGTTGGGAGCAGCGCCGTACGCAGTGGCTTGAAGAGGCCGCAGCGCCCGACGCCGAGCTCCCGGAAGATCTTGAGGGTCTCTCGCTATAG
- the rsmH gene encoding 16S rRNA (cytosine(1402)-N(4))-methyltransferase RsmH, producing MGLAQSQNDMTDGDASSGCPDRHQPVLLGPVLAGLHIRPEGVYVDATYGRGGHARAILEKLSDQGRLIVADRDPEAVAHAQKVLGGDERCVILRVTLAELPQLLEQRGEAGIVDGLLADLGVSSPQLDSPQRGFSFQHDGPLDMRMDPQRGESAAQLLERSTAQELTRLIRNYGEERQAGRIARAIVRARESHQAPRTTRELAGLIEGVIKKREPGRHPATRTFQALRIAVNDELNELEAFLDRAIDLLSPAGRLAIIAFHSLEDRRVKRFIRDASRSGDLPPAVPVVPEGLRPRLSPVGKAYRADQTELAANRRARSAVLRIAERLP from the coding sequence ATGGGGTTAGCGCAGAGTCAAAATGATATGACCGATGGCGATGCAAGCAGCGGTTGCCCTGATAGGCATCAGCCGGTGCTTCTCGGGCCTGTATTGGCGGGGCTGCATATCCGTCCTGAGGGGGTATACGTCGATGCAACCTACGGTCGCGGCGGACACGCTCGAGCAATCTTAGAAAAACTATCGGACCAGGGCAGGCTGATTGTTGCCGACCGTGATCCGGAAGCCGTGGCTCATGCCCAAAAAGTGCTGGGTGGTGACGAGCGATGCGTGATTCTGCGGGTCACCTTAGCAGAGTTGCCGCAGCTGCTTGAACAGCGTGGCGAGGCCGGAATAGTAGATGGGTTGCTGGCCGACCTTGGCGTCTCTTCACCGCAGCTTGATAGCCCCCAGCGCGGTTTCTCATTCCAGCACGATGGCCCCCTTGATATGCGCATGGATCCGCAGCGCGGCGAGAGTGCAGCGCAACTGCTCGAGAGATCGACGGCGCAGGAGCTTACTAGACTAATCCGCAATTATGGCGAGGAGCGTCAAGCAGGCAGGATTGCGCGGGCAATCGTCAGAGCGCGCGAGTCCCATCAGGCCCCGCGGACTACAAGGGAGTTAGCTGGCCTTATCGAAGGGGTGATCAAAAAGCGCGAGCCTGGTCGGCATCCGGCAACCCGGACGTTTCAGGCGCTACGCATAGCCGTGAACGATGAGCTTAATGAACTCGAAGCATTTCTGGATAGAGCGATTGATCTGCTCAGCCCGGCAGGCAGGCTGGCGATAATTGCCTTTCACTCGCTGGAGGATCGGCGCGTTAAGCGCTTTATCCGCGACGCTTCTAGGTCGGGTGATCTGCCGCCTGCAGTGCCGGTGGTGCCAGAGGGTCTGCGTCCGCGTCTGTCACCCGTGGGTAAGGCTTATCGGGCCGATCAGACAGAGTTGGCCGCCAATCGTAGAGCACGGAGTGCAGTATTAAGGATCGCTGAGAGGTTGCCATGA
- a CDS encoding UDP-N-acetylmuramoyl-tripeptide--D-alanyl-D-alanine ligase produces the protein MLPMSLAQIAHLLDGQIHGRGDVQITSVALDSREVEPGSLFVGLIGERVDGHEFAADAAARGALGMLGQRPDPALPSIVVADPVAALAKLGKACRQQSNALVLALTGSNGKTTVKELVAAMLANAAPTLATMGNRNNHLGVPQTLTRLRPEHRFAVIEMGANHPGEIAGLAELAEPHIGLVTNAAEAHLEGFGSLDGVAHAKGELFDSLGGDSSAIINIDDRYARLWQEKSAAAGRTISFGRSAAADVRWRNQGEELEIYLDGCWQSTPTALLGEHNSANACAAAACAHTMGVPAEQIRAALAQVRAPQGRLQPLPGLRCRMVIDDSYNANPASLEAALAVLEQIVGEKWLLLGEMAELGADSPAWHRRAGELARAAGVARLWTLGRKAALAAESFGAGGRDFADPDSLLVACREELPAQGVVLIKGSRTAGMERLVAALSENTNTTAQGGQ, from the coding sequence ATGCTGCCCATGAGCCTGGCCCAGATTGCCCACCTGCTCGATGGCCAAATCCACGGTAGGGGTGATGTGCAAATAACCAGTGTTGCCCTGGACAGTCGTGAGGTTGAGCCGGGGTCATTATTTGTCGGTCTAATTGGGGAGCGCGTTGACGGCCATGAATTCGCGGCAGATGCGGCGGCTAGAGGGGCTTTGGGCATGCTCGGCCAACGCCCCGATCCGGCCTTGCCCAGCATAGTTGTGGCTGATCCGGTGGCGGCGTTGGCCAAACTAGGCAAGGCTTGTCGGCAGCAGAGTAACGCCTTGGTGCTAGCCCTTACCGGCAGCAATGGAAAAACTACAGTAAAGGAGCTAGTGGCTGCCATGCTGGCTAATGCCGCGCCGACATTGGCGACAATGGGCAATCGCAACAATCACTTGGGGGTGCCTCAGACGCTAACCAGACTGCGCCCTGAGCACAGATTCGCGGTGATTGAGATGGGGGCCAACCACCCGGGCGAGATTGCCGGTCTGGCCGAGCTCGCCGAGCCGCACATAGGCCTGGTCACCAATGCGGCTGAGGCGCACCTAGAAGGATTTGGCTCTCTCGATGGCGTAGCCCACGCTAAAGGCGAGTTGTTTGATTCGCTGGGCGGAGATAGTAGCGCCATTATCAACATCGATGACCGTTACGCCCGGTTATGGCAAGAGAAATCTGCTGCTGCGGGGCGCACTATCAGTTTTGGCAGGTCAGCCGCTGCCGATGTCCGCTGGCGGAATCAAGGTGAGGAACTGGAGATATATCTAGACGGTTGCTGGCAGTCTACGCCGACTGCCTTGTTAGGCGAGCACAACTCGGCCAACGCCTGCGCTGCGGCAGCCTGTGCTCACACTATGGGTGTCCCGGCTGAGCAGATTAGAGCAGCCCTTGCTCAGGTTAGAGCCCCGCAGGGTCGTCTTCAGCCATTACCAGGGTTGCGTTGCCGGATGGTTATCGACGATAGCTACAATGCCAATCCGGCCAGTCTCGAGGCTGCTTTGGCGGTCCTTGAGCAGATAGTCGGCGAGAAATGGTTGCTGCTAGGTGAGATGGCGGAACTAGGCGCTGATTCTCCAGCCTGGCATAGGCGAGCAGGAGAGTTAGCACGGGCGGCTGGAGTGGCGCGGTTATGGACACTGGGCAGAAAGGCGGCGCTAGCAGCCGAGTCTTTCGGCGCGGGTGGCCGCGATTTCGCTGACCCCGATTCGCTGCTGGTTGCCTGTCGTGAAGAGTTGCCGGCGCAGGGCGTGGTCCTGATCAAAGGGTCACGCACCGCGGGTATGGAACGCTTAGTAGCAGCGCTGAGTGAGAATACCAACACCACGGCGCAGGGGGGGCAGTAG
- a CDS encoding peptidoglycan D,D-transpeptidase FtsI family protein, producing MVATAGVVLALVGRALDLQVLNRDFLRDEAEARHLRTVAISAYRGMITDRNGAPLAVSSPVYSSWANPAEVLQEEGGVAELARALGRSEADLREYLERRKQREFVYLRRHMPPDLSAQIRSLDIPGVNLQRELRRFYPAGQTAAQLIGFTDIDGRGLEGVERALDEPLSGEQGAKRVMRDRLGRVIDDVELIREPRPGEDVELSIDRDIQYLAFRELKRAVHRHRAESGSVVVLDVHTGELLAVANKPSFNPHQRAQMDPEARRNRAFANAYEPGSVIKPFTIAAALRSGSVSPQESFDTAPGTMRVGRHTVRDLLDYGELDLAGVMQKSSNVGAAKVALQTPPRELWQVMQDFEFGAPSGVSFASESAGHLDASPPRGEVRQATWSYGYGMSTTPVQLARSYAALANGGVIRPVTILRQEEEVEGHRVLDEDIAQQIRSMLETVIEPGGTGVRASVPGYRVAGKTGTVRKAVAGGYSEDEYIAMFVGYAPAENPRIAVAVVIDDPAGEAYYGGQVAAPVFSEVASGALRILNVPPQAPPSGMPRIVADWEEGRYD from the coding sequence ATGGTGGCAACCGCCGGCGTGGTGTTGGCACTTGTGGGCAGGGCGCTTGACTTGCAGGTTCTCAATCGCGATTTTCTGCGCGACGAGGCAGAAGCTCGGCACTTGCGGACGGTCGCGATATCGGCTTACAGGGGGATGATCACTGACCGTAACGGGGCCCCTTTAGCGGTAAGCTCGCCGGTGTACTCTTCCTGGGCAAATCCGGCCGAGGTTTTGCAAGAGGAAGGAGGGGTTGCTGAACTTGCTAGGGCGCTGGGACGCTCTGAAGCGGATCTGCGCGAGTACCTTGAACGGCGCAAACAAAGGGAGTTCGTCTACCTGCGTCGCCATATGCCGCCCGATCTTAGCGCGCAGATTCGTTCACTGGACATCCCCGGAGTTAACTTGCAGCGTGAGTTGCGTCGCTTCTATCCGGCTGGTCAAACGGCAGCACAGCTAATCGGCTTTACCGATATAGATGGGCGTGGGCTGGAAGGAGTTGAGCGCGCTTTAGACGAGCCATTGAGCGGCGAACAGGGTGCCAAGCGGGTAATGCGTGATCGCCTTGGCAGGGTGATAGATGACGTTGAGCTGATCCGCGAGCCGCGTCCTGGCGAGGATGTAGAGTTATCGATCGATCGTGATATCCAGTATCTAGCCTTTCGCGAGCTAAAGCGAGCTGTCCATCGCCACCGCGCCGAGTCCGGTTCGGTTGTGGTCTTAGACGTACATACCGGCGAACTCTTGGCAGTAGCCAACAAACCATCCTTCAATCCTCACCAGCGTGCCCAAATGGATCCGGAAGCACGTCGTAACCGGGCGTTTGCTAACGCCTATGAGCCGGGGTCAGTGATTAAGCCCTTCACTATTGCCGCGGCATTGCGCAGTGGCTCAGTTTCACCGCAAGAAAGCTTCGACACGGCACCCGGGACAATGCGTGTGGGGCGCCATACGGTACGCGATCTACTGGACTATGGCGAGTTGGACTTAGCCGGAGTGATGCAGAAGTCGAGTAACGTTGGGGCGGCTAAAGTTGCCTTGCAAACCCCGCCGCGCGAGTTATGGCAGGTTATGCAGGATTTCGAGTTCGGCGCCCCTTCCGGGGTGAGCTTTGCTAGTGAGAGTGCTGGGCATCTAGATGCATCTCCGCCGCGTGGCGAGGTCAGACAAGCAACATGGTCATATGGTTATGGCATGTCTACAACTCCAGTCCAGCTTGCCCGCTCGTATGCCGCTTTGGCCAATGGTGGTGTTATTCGGCCAGTGACAATACTGCGCCAGGAAGAAGAAGTAGAGGGGCACCGGGTACTTGATGAGGATATTGCACAGCAAATTCGCAGCATGCTCGAAACTGTTATAGAGCCGGGAGGCACCGGGGTTCGTGCAAGCGTTCCCGGCTATCGCGTAGCGGGCAAAACCGGGACGGTGCGTAAGGCGGTTGCCGGGGGCTACAGCGAGGACGAGTACATAGCCATGTTCGTCGGCTATGCCCCAGCAGAAAACCCTCGCATTGCCGTCGCCGTGGTCATCGATGACCCGGCGGGTGAGGCCTATTATGGCGGTCAAGTGGCTGCGCCTGTCTTCTCAGAAGTTGCCTCAGGGGCGTTGCGCATACTCAACGTACCACCCCAGGCACCCCCATCTGGAATGCCGCGAATAGTGGCGGATTGGGAGGAGGGTCGCTATGACTAG
- a CDS encoding penicillin-binding protein activator, with translation MTHKTKLFIKRTVNSSRIAGAAILLALLGLSACAPTPTEPEPVEPEQPQEIEEKAKKTAQEEDYKRAAELFDAAADSYTDPDHVSRVLLFAAENWVKVDDIDAATSSIAGVNPNRLEDDIAPRFWLVRANILLSHDQARSAAQQLDFLYGPPEGLEKEYYVLRSRIAEHNNDYIDKAGYLIKLEDFLQEAEERKDNRELIWQSLNELPSQALQEFHARDEILSGWIELVLISRQYQLEPPQLEQAIEDWQEDYPDHPGNREKAQSILSQLEDRYEVPGQLALLLPLSGEFAAAGEAIREGVLAAYYSSDFDHPAVTVYDTAGDPERAVKAYRTAVGDGAQHIIGPLTKEELERLIADIDQFDVPILALNSSDEPSAIPDNMIQFSLSPEREAKQAALQARQRGWEAVVSLTSDNSWGERVSSAFAEAFEEAGGIIAQSANYDPAETDFSNPIREILNLNVSQQRFRQINNLLGTAPQYQPRRRADIDGIFIAAFPEQARLIRPQLEYHHAQNLPVMATSHVYGGAPDPERDRDLDGIIFVDAPWLVGATGAIPQGLTHSEIKNHWQQLMERHSRLIALGIDAYRIVPYLDVMRENPDERLDGLTGQLYLSDANIINRGLVSARFVRGNPVFEMPTREGSTYEEITATESDEKRERGEGS, from the coding sequence ATGACGCATAAAACAAAGTTGTTTATAAAACGAACCGTTAATTCTAGCAGGATTGCCGGAGCAGCAATTCTACTAGCACTGCTAGGCCTCAGTGCGTGCGCCCCCACACCCACAGAACCGGAGCCAGTTGAGCCGGAGCAGCCACAAGAAATTGAGGAAAAGGCCAAAAAGACTGCACAGGAAGAGGACTACAAACGTGCCGCCGAGCTCTTCGATGCCGCCGCGGACTCCTATACAGACCCAGACCACGTTTCTCGAGTACTACTCTTTGCCGCAGAGAACTGGGTAAAAGTTGATGATATCGATGCTGCTACCTCTTCAATAGCTGGAGTAAACCCCAACCGCCTCGAGGATGATATTGCGCCGCGCTTCTGGTTGGTGCGCGCCAATATTCTGTTGAGCCACGACCAAGCACGCTCTGCTGCTCAACAGCTCGATTTCCTCTATGGCCCACCAGAAGGACTGGAAAAAGAGTACTACGTTCTGCGCTCCAGAATTGCCGAGCATAACAACGATTACATTGACAAAGCTGGCTACCTCATCAAGCTCGAGGATTTTTTGCAAGAGGCTGAAGAGCGTAAAGATAACCGTGAATTGATATGGCAATCGCTCAACGAACTCCCCTCGCAGGCCCTACAAGAATTTCATGCGAGGGACGAGATACTCTCTGGCTGGATAGAGCTAGTGCTGATTTCTCGTCAATATCAACTCGAGCCTCCCCAGCTCGAGCAAGCCATTGAGGACTGGCAGGAGGACTATCCCGACCACCCAGGCAACAGGGAGAAGGCTCAATCAATCCTATCGCAGCTAGAAGATCGCTATGAGGTACCCGGGCAGCTTGCCCTCCTGCTGCCCTTGAGCGGAGAGTTCGCCGCCGCTGGGGAGGCGATACGTGAGGGTGTTTTAGCTGCCTACTACTCTAGCGACTTTGATCATCCTGCGGTTACGGTCTACGACACAGCCGGCGACCCCGAAAGAGCCGTTAAAGCATACCGGACAGCGGTTGGTGATGGAGCTCAGCATATTATCGGTCCGCTGACCAAAGAGGAGCTGGAAAGGCTAATTGCTGATATAGATCAGTTCGATGTACCGATCCTTGCCCTTAATTCAAGTGACGAACCGTCTGCTATTCCGGACAACATGATTCAATTCAGCCTCTCCCCCGAGCGTGAGGCCAAACAGGCCGCCCTGCAAGCACGCCAACGCGGTTGGGAGGCAGTGGTATCCCTGACATCAGATAACAGCTGGGGGGAGCGCGTTAGCAGCGCCTTTGCTGAGGCTTTTGAAGAAGCCGGGGGAATAATTGCCCAAAGTGCCAATTACGACCCAGCAGAGACTGACTTCAGCAACCCGATTCGAGAAATCCTTAACCTAAACGTTAGCCAACAAAGGTTCCGTCAAATAAATAACCTCCTTGGCACTGCACCTCAATACCAGCCGCGGCGCAGGGCCGACATTGATGGCATATTTATCGCTGCATTCCCCGAACAAGCCAGGCTTATCCGCCCACAGCTAGAGTATCACCATGCCCAAAACCTGCCGGTTATGGCGACATCGCACGTCTATGGCGGGGCACCCGATCCCGAACGGGACCGTGATCTAGATGGCATAATATTCGTTGATGCCCCCTGGCTTGTAGGTGCAACAGGTGCAATCCCCCAAGGCCTTACCCACAGCGAGATAAAAAACCACTGGCAGCAGCTTATGGAACGCCACTCACGTCTCATAGCTCTGGGGATCGACGCCTACCGAATCGTGCCTTATCTCGATGTCATGCGCGAGAATCCGGACGAACGACTTGATGGCCTGACCGGTCAGCTGTATCTAAGTGATGCAAACATAATCAACCGCGGGCTAGTAAGCGCTCGTTTTGTGAGGGGCAATCCAGTTTTCGAAATGCCAACCAGGGAAGGTTCAACTTATGAAGAGATCACCGCTACCGAGTCTGACGAGAAGCGCGAACGGGGAGAGGGTTCCTGA